One genomic region from Oncorhynchus gorbuscha isolate QuinsamMale2020 ecotype Even-year linkage group LG13, OgorEven_v1.0, whole genome shotgun sequence encodes:
- the LOC123992295 gene encoding olfactory receptor 6N1-like, whose protein sequence is MENSTQVKLINLFGLQETFNNKSIYFILPLITYLLIIIVNLTLIITIIQEKGLHEPMYIFLCSLCVNGLYGTAGFYPKFLLDLQSDVQVISYGGCFTQAYVIYTSVMCELSTLTVMSYDRYVAICRPLLYHTIVTSLTVRKLLLLSWCYPLFIALIALSLTVRIPLCGSRIDKIFCDIPSILKHACLPITINQNLNKCMILVHVLQVLLIVFSYCQIVRTCIKSAKGRIKFTQTCVPHLLTMVIFITVTLFDNLQGWISNVNITLNMRNAMAVQFLVIPPVFNPVIYGLNLQKIRRAVFRKCNAHKIIDMKR, encoded by the coding sequence ATGGAGAACTCAACCCAAGTCAAGTTAATTAATCTATTTGGTTTACAAGAGACATTTAACAACAAATCTATTTATTTTATATTGCCTCTTATCACATACCTTCTCATCATCATTGTGAATCTGACTCTGATCATAACAATCATTCAGGAGAAAGGTCTCCATGAGCCCATGTATATCTTTCTGTGTAGTCTATGTGTCAATGGATTGTATGGAACTGCTGGTTTCTACCCCAAGTTCTTACTGGACCTTCAGTCAGATGTTCAGGTGATATCTTATGGTGGATGTTTCACTCAAGCCTATGTCATATACACATCTGTCATGTGTGAACTTTCTACTCTAACGGTGATGTCTTACGACAGGTATGTGGCAATATGCAGACCACTACTATATCATACCATTGTGACATCTTTAACTGTTAGAAAGTTACTCTTATTGTCTTGGTGTTATCCTTTATTTATAGCACTCATAGCACTTAGTTTAACAGTCAGAATTCCTTTGTGTGGATCTCGCATTGATAAGATCTTCTGTGACATTCCGTCTATACTGAAACATGCATGTTTACCCATTACCATCAATCAGAATTTGAACAAATGTATGATTTTGGTTCATGTTTTACAGGTACTTCTCATTGTATTTTCTTATTGTCAGATTGTAAGGACTTGTATAAAGTCAGCTAAGGGAAGGATTAAGTTCACACAGACATGTGTGCCACATTTATTAACAATGGTTATTTTCATCACAGTGACCCTGTTTGACAATTTGCAAGGATGGATTAGTAATGTAAATATTACACTAAATATGCGTAATGCAATGGCTGTACAATTCCTTGTTATACCACCTGTCTTTAACCCTGTCATATATGGACTTAACCTCCAGAAGATTCGAAGAGCAGTTTTCAGAAAGTGTAATGCACATAAAATCATTGATATGAAACGTTAG
- the LOC123992296 gene encoding olfactory receptor 6N1-like: MENSTQVKLFDLFGLQETFNNKFIYFFLSLVTYLLIITVNLTLIITIIQEKGLHEPMYIFLCSLCINGLYGTAGFYPKFLLDLQSDVQVISYGGCLTQAYVIYTSVMCEMSTLTVMSYDRYVAICRPLLYHTIVTSLTVRKLLLLSWCYPLFIAVITLSLTVRIPLCGSRIDKIFCDNPSILKHACFSITINQIWSKCLVLVHVLQVLYIVFSYCQIVRTCAKSSKGRIKFTQTCVPHLLTIVIFITVTLFDNLQGWNNLNITLNMRNAMAVQFLIIPPVLNPVIYGLNLKQIRRAVFRKCNTYKIFVMRR, encoded by the coding sequence ATGGAAAATTCAACCCAAGTCAAGTTATTTGATCTCTTTGGCTTACAAGAGACATTTAACAacaaatttatttattttttcttgtCTCTTGTCACATACCTTCTCATCATCACTGTGAATCTGACTCTGATCATAACAATCATTCAGGAGAAAGGTCTCCATGAGCCCATGTATATCTTTCTGTGTAGTTTATGTATCAATGGATTGTATGGAACTGCTGGTTTCTACCCCAAGTTCTTACTGGACCTTCAGTCAGATGTTCAGGTGATATCTTATGGTGGATGTTTGACTCAAGCCTATGTAATATACACATCTGTCATGTGTGAAATGTCTACTCTAACAGTGATGTCTTACGACAGGTATGTGGCAATATGCAGACCACTACTATATCATACCATTGTGACATCTTTAACTGTTAGAAAGTTACTCTTATTGTCTTGGTGTTATCCTTTATTTATAGCAGTTATAACACTTAGTTTAACAGTCAGAATTCCTTTGTGTGGATCTCGCATTGATAAGATCTTCTGTGACAATCCATCTATACTGAAACATGCATGTTTTTCCATTACCATCAATCAGATTTGGAGCAAATGCCTCGTATTGGTTCATGTTTTACAGGTACTTTACATTGTATTTTCTTACTGTCAGATTGTAAGGACTTGTGCTAAGTCGTCTAAGGGAAGGATTAAGTTCACACAGACATGTGTGCCACATTTATTAACAATTGTTATTTTCATCACAGTGACCCTGTTTGACAATTTGCAAGGGTGGAATAATTTAAATATAACTCTAAATATGCGTAATGCAATGGCTGTACAATTCCTTATTATACCACCTGTCTTAAACCCTGTCATATATGGACTTAACCTCAAGCAGATTCGAAGGGCAGTTTTTAGAAAGTGTAATACATATAAAATCTTTGTTATGAGACGTTAG